A section of the Nyctibius grandis isolate bNycGra1 chromosome 30, bNycGra1.pri, whole genome shotgun sequence genome encodes:
- the VASN gene encoding vasorin, translating to MNRLILCTLLLVAPGELAGACPTGCQCQDPKTILCAARRGQTVPRGLPPSTLSLYVFENGITTLSEDSFAGLPALQLLDLSQNKITSIQKNIFQPLTELVNLDLSSNQLQEITNETFHGLRLLERLYLQRNRIQHIHAAAFNTLENLLELKLQNNQLWAVPPLDLPNLLLLDISWNKIPAIAPGAFHAVNIESLKIAGLGLTSLNEELFQAQNNLHELDVSDNLLERVPAVLRRLGSLTKLSLAGNARISQLPAEDFRRLHNLQELDISNLNINTIPREFSSFFPRLRAVTAAGNPFNCICQMSWLVQWVNASGVALRRPEETRCHFPPKNSGKLLHHLQYADFGCPTTTTTTPPTTPRTTTLPPPPPLPASSRPPPPPSTAAPTPAARAPQDSSTPVPFSGPLAPTSPPPPICPPRTCLNGGTCHLSAQNHLECLCPAGFAGAYCEVEARGTTPSPATQAPPPGRRISIAQVSSTSLKVDLQNYVQSKAQLKGIRLSYRNLSGPDKRPVMLRLPASLSEYTVRALKPNCTYRVCIGPLGEKVSKEEHCAEAQTLPQSHQQHSPVTQSKDSNLALMIVPALAAALLLAVVVTAGTYYRRHRRAKAPAGAGVDASPLELEGVKACLENGDLSSHGRKVPEAAMLSGGSECEVPLMQSHYPSNNNTPGLKPSYF from the coding sequence ATGAACCGGCTGATCCTTTGCACGCTGCTTCTCGTGGCCCCCGGGGAGCTGGCTGGGGCATGTCCCACAGGCTGCCAGTGCCAAGACCCCAAGACCATCCTGTGCGCGGCCAGACGGGGCCAGACGGtgccccgggggctgccccccagcaccctctccCTCTACGTCTTTGAGAACGGCATCACGACGCTCAGCGAGGACAGCTTTGCGGGCCTGCCCGCCCTCCAGCTCCTGGACCTCTCGCAAAATAAGATCACCAGCATCCAGAAAAACATCTTCCAGCCTCTGACAGAGCTCGTCAACTTGGACCTGTCCTCCAACCAGCTGCAAGAGATCACCAACGAGACCTTCCACGGGCTGCGGCTGCTGGAGCGGCTCTACCTGCAGAGGAACAGGATCCAGCACATCCACGCCGCTGCCTTCAACACGCTGGAGAACCTGCTGGAGCTGAAGCTGCAGAACAACCAGCTCTGGGCCGTGCCCCCCCTCGACCTGCCCAACCTCCTGCTGCTGGACATCAGCTGGAACAAGATCCCTGCCATCGCACCGGGGGCCTTCCATGCCGTCAACATAGAGTCCCTCAAGATCGCGGGGCTGGGCCTGACGAGCTTAAACGAGGAGCTCTTCCAGGCCCAGAACAACCTCCACGAGCTGGACGTCTCCGACAACCTGCTGGAGCGCGTCCCGGCGGTGCTGCGGCGGCTGGGGAGCCTCACCAAGCTCAGCCTGGCCGGCAACGCCCGCATCTCCCAGCTGCCGGCGGAGGACTTCCGCAGACTTCACAACCTCCAGGAGCTGGACATCAGCAACCTCAACATCAACACCATCCCTCGGGAGTTCTCCAGCTTCTTCCCCAGGCTGCGGGCCGTGACGGCCGCCGGCAACCCCTTCAACTGCATCTGCCAGATGAGCTGGCTGGTGCAGTGGGTGAACGCCAGCGGCGTGGCGCTCCGGCGGCCCGAGGAGACGCGCTGCCACTTCCCCCCCAAAAACTCCGGCaagctcctccaccacctgcaGTACGCCGACTTCGGctgccccaccaccaccaccaccacgccGCCCACCACCCCCCGCACCACCacgctgccgccgcccccgccgctccccgccagcagccgcccgccgccgccgcccagcACCGCCGCTCCCACGCCAGCGGCCAGGGCCCCCCAGGACAGCTCCACGCCGGTGCCCTTCAGCGGCCCCCTggcccccaccagccccccgccgcccaTCTGTCCCCCTCGCACGTGTCTGAACGGTGGCACCTGCCATCTGAGTGCCCAAAACCACCTGGAGTGCCTGTGCCCGGCGGGCTTCGCCGGGGCATACTGCGAGGTGGAGGCGAGGGGGACGACACCGTCCCCGGCCACgcaggccccgccgcccggccggcGGATCAGCATCGCGCAGGTCAGCAGCACCTCCCTCAAGGTGGACTTGCAGAACTACGTCCAGTCCAAAGCGCAGCTCAAAGGCATCCGTTTGAGCTACCGAAACCTCTCTGGGCCGGACAAGCGACCGGTGATGCTGCGTTTGCCGGCGTCGCTCTCCGAATACACGGTGCGAGCGCTGAAACCCAACTGCACCTACCGCGTCTGCATCGGGCCCCTGGGGGAGAAGGTCTCCAAGGAGGAGCACTGCGCCGAGGCGCAGACCTTGCCGCAGAGCCACCAGCAGCACTCCCCCGTCACccagagcaaggacagcaacCTCGCCCTGATGATCGTCCCCGCGCTGGCCGCCGCGCTGCTGCTGGCGGTGGTGGTCACCGCCGGCACCTACTACCGCCGGCATCGCCGGGCCAAGGCGCCGGCCGGCGCCGGGGTGGACGCCAGCCCGCTGGAGCTGGAGGGGGTCAAAGCCTGCCTGGAGAATGGGGATCTGAGCAGCCACGGCCGGAAGGTGCCGGAGGCGGCGATGCTTTCCGGCGGCTCCGAGTGCGAGGTCCCGCTCATGCAGTCGCACTACCCCAGCAACAACAACACCCCGGGGCTCAAACCCTCCTACTTCTGA